A section of the Brevinematales bacterium genome encodes:
- the fliG gene encoding flagellar motor switch protein FliG, whose protein sequence is MYTIIRGKFMGDAEKSTKDKKSEVQQAISQQKKDKKQSKALTGRRKAAIFLITVGPEVSAEIFKHLKEDEIEELTFEIARTDKVEPEEREKVLAEFQELMMAQEFIALGGVDYAREVLERALGTQRAIDIINRLTSSLQVKPFDFVRRADPQHLVNFIQGEHPQVIALILSYLDPKKAATILSALPEEIQPDIAKRIALMDRTTPDVLREVERILERKLSTLASEDYTQAGGIDAIVQILNNSDRTTEKNIIEALEEDNPDLAEEIKKRMFVFEDIVLLDDRSIQKVLRHIDQQDLAKALKHTDPEVQEKIFRNMSKRASQMLKEDMEYMGPVRLKDVEEAQQKIVGVIRKLEEQGEIIVSRSPEDEIIV, encoded by the coding sequence ATGTATACTATAATTAGAGGTAAGTTTATGGGTGATGCTGAGAAATCTACTAAGGATAAAAAATCAGAGGTTCAACAAGCAATATCCCAGCAGAAAAAAGACAAGAAGCAATCAAAAGCTTTAACAGGTAGGAGGAAAGCTGCAATATTCTTAATCACTGTTGGACCTGAGGTATCAGCAGAAATATTTAAGCACCTCAAAGAAGATGAAATAGAAGAGCTAACATTTGAAATAGCAAGAACAGACAAAGTCGAACCTGAAGAGAGGGAAAAAGTACTGGCAGAATTTCAAGAACTTATGATGGCACAAGAATTCATAGCACTAGGTGGAGTTGATTATGCTAGAGAGGTTTTAGAAAGAGCACTTGGTACTCAAAGAGCTATCGATATCATCAATAGGCTTACTTCTTCCTTACAAGTGAAACCATTCGATTTTGTAAGAAGAGCAGATCCTCAACATCTTGTAAATTTCATACAAGGCGAACATCCACAAGTTATAGCACTTATACTTTCATATCTTGATCCTAAAAAAGCAGCAACCATACTTTCAGCACTACCTGAGGAAATACAACCAGATATAGCAAAAAGAATAGCACTCATGGATAGAACAACTCCAGACGTCTTAAGAGAAGTAGAAAGAATACTAGAAAGAAAACTATCAACCTTAGCAAGTGAAGACTACACCCAGGCAGGTGGTATAGATGCTATAGTCCAAATACTCAATAATTCAGATAGAACTACAGAAAAGAATATAATTGAAGCTCTTGAGGAAGATAACCCAGACTTAGCAGAAGAAATTAAAAAGAGAATGTTTGTATTTGAAGATATAGTTCTTTTAGATGATAGATCAATACAAAAAGTTCTTAGGCATATAGATCAGCAAGATCTAGCAAAAGCACTTAAACATACAGACCCCGAGGTTCAAGAGAAAATATTTAGAAATATGAGTAAGAGAGCATCTCAAATGTTAAAAGAAGACATGGAATATATGGGTCCTGTCAGACTAAAAGATGTCGAAGAAGCTCAACAAAAAATTGTAGGTGTCATAAGAAAACTCGAAGAGCAAGGTGAGATTATCGTTTCTAGGTCTCCTGAGGACGAAATAATTGTTTAA
- a CDS encoding serine/threonine-protein phosphatase, which yields MKTSKYLLLSFLSILFIVLIFLAVYQLMSFVDLLGKRQPPFLVTKQLGIDTIGMFLKQENITTVLPLSYIKEVNGIQVKNDKEFYEALSKIPPQTQEIEIKFSNPFFFIEYEYVSKIKLYEVGYIDFLVSFLFPIVFSLVLFSISYYLGVLIIRNYDILSDNKRRMFISSILLFVTMGMLVISGLDLVTRKVLLPILYITFGTIGIFLSIFFYNLTYSSSRWWVLVITSNILISSLLLTAYLVFFENSKMLLSVVKLNYIIIALNVILGVYYLASLSKKTENVIEKERIRIAIWILVLPVLVLGIVFLIQGISIYTLPVSIFFIVFFVLSPVMATVINDHNVKYSKERTFFSIIIGVVIIVGVFLISNVAVNLPQDSVYIFGIYGIPSILFLSLVVWYSIDNKLHSSMNVFYFDFDTVEKDIKNYFLRKLRKRFSFIDNVKIIFQYPIIYAEEGFESYMPYSEIWDSITDKTIITLNDVFFDSRYSKFERVFSNFGVNYILGFQISNNKCIVGISSRRVLKESDIEQIKVIADSFMVDIQSLSLINSMKFVRVLDFEFNLLRNSQMNILRSGRSYTIDTSVGKVNLMNYWEPMIELAGDIYGVYNSEKYFTYWLSDICGKGLSAAAISFTCYTLISEIVKNNLTISKSAEIVNEILINEPLFSVENFFLTLSGITIDKKTGDAEIVRCGSPPLLMFDGKEVIEISPKGGLIGIFDDFKYETYKLKVSKGMVFLIFSDGLTDIMNPSIEEGVEQIEYLKSIMLSNRDPNSIWDKLMKDIFNNSLSKSIIDDITFSLIYVSD from the coding sequence GTGAAGACTTCAAAGTATTTACTTTTATCGTTTTTGAGTATTTTGTTTATTGTTTTGATTTTTCTGGCAGTTTACCAGCTAATGTCTTTTGTTGACCTTTTAGGTAAAAGACAGCCTCCGTTTCTAGTTACAAAACAATTAGGTATTGATACTATAGGGATGTTTCTTAAACAAGAAAATATTACGACAGTGTTGCCACTTTCTTATATAAAGGAAGTTAATGGAATACAGGTCAAAAATGATAAAGAGTTTTATGAAGCATTATCAAAAATTCCTCCTCAGACTCAAGAGATAGAGATAAAATTCTCTAATCCGTTCTTTTTTATAGAATATGAATACGTATCAAAAATTAAACTTTACGAAGTTGGTTATATTGACTTTTTGGTTTCTTTTTTATTTCCCATTGTATTTTCATTAGTCCTTTTTTCAATATCATACTACCTTGGGGTATTGATTATTAGAAATTATGATATTTTATCAGATAACAAAAGAAGGATGTTTATATCTTCGATTCTTTTATTTGTGACCATGGGAATGTTAGTTATATCTGGTTTAGATTTAGTGACCAGGAAAGTCTTGTTACCTATTCTGTATATAACATTTGGTACTATTGGAATATTCCTGAGCATATTTTTTTACAATCTTACTTACAGTAGTTCAAGATGGTGGGTTCTTGTAATAACTTCTAACATACTTATTTCATCCCTTTTATTAACAGCTTATTTGGTTTTTTTTGAAAACTCAAAAATGCTCTTGTCAGTAGTTAAGTTAAACTATATAATAATTGCACTAAATGTAATATTAGGTGTGTATTACCTCGCCTCATTATCAAAGAAAACTGAAAACGTGATAGAGAAAGAACGGATAAGGATAGCGATATGGATATTAGTTTTACCAGTTTTAGTATTGGGTATTGTGTTTTTAATACAAGGTATAAGTATATATACTTTACCTGTATCAATATTCTTTATTGTCTTCTTTGTACTTTCACCAGTTATGGCAACTGTGATAAACGATCACAACGTAAAGTACTCAAAGGAAAGGACTTTTTTCTCAATAATAATTGGAGTAGTAATAATAGTAGGTGTTTTCCTAATATCAAATGTTGCAGTTAATTTACCTCAGGATTCTGTATACATATTCGGTATATATGGGATACCTTCAATTCTATTTTTATCTCTGGTTGTATGGTATAGCATTGATAATAAGCTTCATTCTAGTATGAATGTGTTTTATTTTGATTTTGATACTGTAGAAAAAGATATCAAGAATTACTTTCTGAGGAAGTTAAGAAAAAGATTTAGTTTTATAGATAATGTTAAGATAATATTCCAATATCCAATTATATACGCAGAAGAAGGGTTTGAAAGCTATATGCCATACAGTGAAATATGGGATAGTATAACAGATAAAACGATAATAACCTTAAACGATGTTTTTTTTGATAGTAGATATTCAAAATTTGAGAGAGTTTTCAGTAATTTTGGAGTAAACTATATATTGGGTTTCCAAATAAGTAACAACAAGTGTATTGTGGGAATATCATCTAGGAGGGTATTAAAGGAATCTGACATTGAGCAAATAAAAGTAATAGCTGATTCCTTTATGGTTGATATACAGAGCCTCTCTCTCATAAACTCTATGAAGTTTGTAAGGGTTTTGGATTTTGAGTTTAATCTTTTAAGGAACTCTCAGATGAATATATTAAGATCTGGTAGAAGCTATACTATTGATACATCTGTGGGGAAGGTTAACTTAATGAACTATTGGGAACCCATGATAGAACTAGCAGGTGATATATATGGTGTCTATAATTCAGAAAAGTATTTTACATATTGGTTATCTGACATATGTGGTAAGGGTTTGTCAGCAGCAGCAATATCTTTTACTTGTTATACTCTTATAAGTGAAATAGTCAAGAACAACCTAACCATAAGTAAGTCCGCGGAAATAGTGAATGAAATATTAATAAATGAACCTTTGTTTAGTGTTGAAAACTTCTTCTTAACACTATCAGGTATAACGATAGATAAAAAAACTGGTGATGCAGAAATAGTAAGGTGTGGTAGCCCCCCATTATTGATGTTTGATGGTAAAGAAGTAATTGAAATATCTCCAAAAGGTGGTCTTATAGGTATTTTTGATGATTTTAAGTATGAGACTTACAAGCTAAAAGTGAGTAAAGGTATGGTATTTTTAATATTTTCGGATGGTCTTACAGATATAATGAATCCGTCAATTGAAGAAGGTGTTGAACAAATAGAGTACTTGAAGTCTATAATGCTTTCAAACCGAGATCCAAATTCAATATGGGATAAATTAATGAAGGATATATTCAATAATTCACTCTCAAAATCAATAATTGACGATATAACGTTCTCACTGATATATGTAAGTGATTAA